One genomic segment of Microcella indica includes these proteins:
- the aroA gene encoding 3-phosphoshikimate 1-carboxyvinyltransferase codes for MQVFTYSSPRFSPYGDEDRSEASDSPVEPGGWRAPRATSPLDARVNLPGSKSLTNRELVLAALADGTSVLRRPLFSRDSMLMIDALASLGVSIERVDGDGAFGPDLRITPPADLTGSTTIDCGLAGTVMRFLPPLAALALGPVAFDGDESARRRPMRTTIEALRSLGVDVNDDGRGALPFSLWGAGAGSVRGGELSIDASASSQFVSGLLLAAPRFEQGLQLRHTGERLPSMPHIAMTIESLRRRGVEVTSPEPGVWIVEPGPIAATETVIEPDLSNAAPFLVAALVAGGTVAIEDWPETTTQVGADLEHLLPRFGARVHREAGALVVDGGLGLCGGRAVPGVDLDLTTGGELAPALVALAALADAPSTIDGIGHLRGHETDRLAALVAEITALGGGAHELDDGLALTPGALHGGLWSTYEDHRMAMAGAIIGLAVDGVEIDDIGTTAKTLPQFPELWLGMLGAGSEVAAP; via the coding sequence ATGCAGGTCTTCACCTATTCCAGCCCGCGATTCTCTCCCTACGGCGACGAGGATCGATCCGAGGCATCCGACTCCCCCGTCGAGCCCGGTGGCTGGCGCGCGCCCCGCGCGACGAGCCCTCTCGACGCGCGCGTGAACCTGCCCGGCTCGAAGAGCCTGACGAATCGCGAGCTCGTCCTCGCCGCACTCGCCGACGGCACCTCCGTGCTCAGGCGACCGCTGTTCTCGCGCGACTCGATGCTCATGATCGACGCGCTCGCCTCGCTCGGCGTCTCGATCGAGCGAGTGGATGGAGATGGCGCGTTCGGACCCGACCTGCGCATCACGCCGCCGGCGGATCTGACGGGCAGCACGACGATCGACTGCGGTCTCGCGGGCACGGTCATGCGCTTCCTCCCGCCCCTCGCGGCGCTCGCGCTGGGCCCCGTCGCCTTCGACGGCGACGAGTCGGCACGGCGGCGGCCCATGCGCACGACGATCGAGGCGCTCCGCTCCCTCGGCGTCGACGTCAACGACGACGGCCGAGGCGCGCTGCCCTTCAGCCTGTGGGGCGCGGGCGCGGGCTCGGTGCGGGGCGGCGAGCTCTCCATCGACGCTTCGGCGTCGAGCCAGTTCGTCTCGGGCCTGCTGCTCGCGGCACCGCGTTTCGAGCAGGGCCTGCAGCTGCGGCACACGGGCGAGCGCTTGCCGTCGATGCCGCACATCGCGATGACGATCGAATCGCTGCGGCGCCGGGGCGTCGAGGTCACGAGCCCCGAACCCGGCGTGTGGATCGTCGAGCCCGGCCCGATCGCCGCGACCGAGACAGTGATCGAGCCCGACCTGTCGAACGCCGCGCCCTTCCTGGTCGCCGCGCTCGTCGCCGGCGGGACCGTCGCGATCGAGGACTGGCCCGAGACCACCACACAGGTCGGCGCCGACCTCGAGCACCTGCTGCCGCGCTTCGGCGCTCGCGTGCATCGCGAGGCGGGGGCGCTCGTCGTCGACGGCGGCCTCGGCCTGTGCGGAGGGCGCGCAGTCCCGGGCGTCGACCTCGACCTCACGACGGGAGGCGAGCTCGCGCCCGCACTCGTGGCACTTGCGGCCCTCGCCGACGCCCCGAGCACGATCGACGGCATCGGCCACTTGCGCGGCCACGAGACGGATCGGCTCGCCGCTCTCGTCGCGGAGATCACCGCGCTCGGCGGCGGCGCCCACGAGCTCGACGACGGGCTCGCGCTCACTCCTGGAGCGCTGCACGGCGGGCTGTGGTCGACGTACGAGGACCACCGCATGGCGATGGCAGGCGCCATCATTGGCCTCGCCG